TTGATGGGTCTGTTACTTTATCTTCTGCTCCGTGTAGAACTAGCAATGGAGATGAAACCTAGAACAACAAATGCAAATACGGTAAGAGATTAACCGAGTGAATTTTGTTGGGCAACTAATTTTAGACCCACTAGATCAAGAACGAGAGAGCTTCCGGCGATCGAAGAAACAACTAACCTTATCCACCTGTGACTCGATATCCTGAGTTGCATTCAAGAGTTCGACTGCAGTCTTTAGTCGCATTCGACCAGAATATGAGATCACGTTGTAGACAGCCTTTAAAATGGTTGGATTGGAACGCCATTAGGATTTCATACTACTCGTACTTCTATAAGCTTTAACTAAATAAACACCAATCAACTTACCATTTTCTTTTTTATGGGGTCTCTGAACATTAACTCCGCCAAATCCTTCTCCGGCACCAATTTTGCTTTCGGTAGTACATTAGACAAGAGAGTCAAGACCGTTGCACATGCTGGCGATGGTTTCATATCATCTTTAATCTACGGTTTTTCAACAGCACAATTGTTACTGAAATGTTTCCAACATAATTAAAGGAATAAAGCTTGTAAGTTTGCTCACTTTACACATTGGAGCAACAAGAACGACTCCATCCCAAGCAGTTGGCTGCTTTAGATGAGCCTTGATAGCAACGGCTCCTCCCATTGACTGCCCTAATAGAAATCGAGGCAATCCTTTCGCTTCTGGTCTTTCTGTTGCAGGACATATCATGAAACAATCAACACTTCACACACACCTCTCTTGCTACAAAATCTACAAGATTTCCAGAATACCATTACTCAGTAGTACACCACAAGCAGCACACCTTTTATGATGTTAAACCTTTCAATGACATTATCGACTAAATCATCGAAACTCGATATGTAACCGTGCAAGCCTTCAGAAAGACCAAAACCCGGATGATCAACTGCATAGACTCCATACCCAGAAGCAGCAATTGCTCTGGCAATTCCTGAAAATCTTAAACCCCACATTTAGCATCATCTAAACCCCATCCTCTTCACAATGTATTGTAACTTGAAATGAAGCTCTAGCAAATGAACAAAAAAAGGTACCTTCAAAGAAGAATGTACAAGTATCACCGTAACCATGACAGAAATAAACAATACCCTTCATTTGATAATCAGATTTTGGTAACCAGCTCTTGCAAAATATTTGTAAACCCTTTGAATTTCTCTCAAACCActgtaccaatttttttttgtttttgtacatTTTAGTAAAGTTCTCAACtttataaaagaagaaaaagaataataataataataataataataaaaaaagtagTTGAGATTATTCTACCTCTTCtgttctgatcccagcaggagaaTCCTGTTCAAAGAAAGTTGAATCCATTAGTAAGAAGATAAAAAGAGGGGTGGTGAAGTATGATCTATGATTCTAACCTTAAACAAGATATGATCAAGTTGTTGCTGAACTTCAGTGAAAGCGTATCGCACCCGTCTTCGAGCAGGAGCAGAATCTAAGTTCTGTAATGCAATCTCATTCAACTCGTCACTTACATTTCCAACCATTTTCTTAAATGTTTTCTTTTTTGCCATAGTTATCACTGATCTGAACTGATTCTTTTTTTGGTTGACCAAAAAAGTTGATTTTACTGATCTGTTTGTTTTGCATTCAAAACTGGGAAATTTGTGGAAGTTTGCTTCTCCATGGAGAAAATCGGAACTATAGCTAAGTAAATTTGATGTCTTTGTGGAGAGAGATGGACGAGAGAGCGCCATGATCATAAACTGAAACTTAAGAGAACAAATCAAATATAACAACCACTCTTATGCTGTTATGAGAGCGGCAGCAGTCATGAAACCCAGATAGCCAAACATGCTAAGCTATTTGGCACGATTTATAAATGGGGGGATAGACAATCAAATCCTAAGAGATTTTGATCGTCGGATCGGTCAATTAGTATTCCCCACTAGTCCAGCTTTAGTTTTAGACGCAGTGTACATATCCGCCTAGTCCTCTGACAATCTTTTGATGTGCATCCAGTTGAGCAAAACGTTAACATTGTATTAATCACACTTGAACTAACATTTCAACAAGTTCTAATATATCCAGATGGAGATTTAACCAGATTTGCCTGTCAAATTGGGCATagcattgaatttttttttcttttttttttcttttctgataaGCCTCATTGTGTTTCAATGTTGAGCATTTTAAATCCGCCTTGTGGATACCCAAGTAGTACTATAATTAAGAGAGgaatttcctgtttagtccagAAAATCCGATCCGGGTTAATCTGTAGTCCAGCGGGATAAAACATTTGCTGGCTGGTCCAACAAAGTTTCAAAAAACGTAAAATTACAAAGCTACCCATGAGAAGAGTCCGTGTAAAACTTTAATCATCTTCTACAGTCCAGCGGCAGAAATCAGTTTTATCTTCTTTTGTATTCACTCAAATCTGAAGATCTATAGTACGATTTTGAGTTCcagtttctttatttttcctgatttcaatttcatcttctttattttagtaAAAACTTAAAATCTAGGGCACGATTTTGAGTTTTATCTGAAAATCTAGGTCACAAAACCCAAATAATTCATCATCAAAGCAGAAGAAAATCAATGGGAAAACCCTAGATTCGGTGAAATCAAACAAGATTTTCCTATTTTTTGATGGAAATTCGTTTTGGATCTGATTTTGTTATTCGTTTTCttgttactccttcaccaacaacaaaaaggaagagaaacaTTGTTACtcctccaccatcaacaacaatacagagaaaacattgttactccttcatcaacaaaatggaagaaagCATTTTTACCAAAAGAAGGTACAAATCTAAAATTCACTTCTAATTTCGCTTCTAAAAGGAACAATACATATCAAGATGTAATGTTCGATAGTTAGATTAGTGTTATGTGCATGATCTAATAGTACATATTACATATTGGTAGTACTTATTAATATGTAATGTTGAATAATTGGATTATTGTTGCGTGTACGATGCAGTACATatgaatatatatttttgtattatGTAAACCCTCTTTACGCTCTCTATAAGcatcaatacatatcaatatgtattgttgtaCTGTGTTACTTTGTACATATGAATATGTGTTGTTGTATTATGTGAAACCCTCTTTATGCTCTCTATAAGCAttaatacatataaatatgtaatgTTGTACTGTGTTACTttgtacatatgaatatgtattgTTTTCCTTGTTGTTGTGTGTATGCATCTGTACATATCAATACGTTCTATTGTACTATGTAAAACTCTTTTTTAGTTCTCCGTAAGCATCAGTGCATATCAATATGCTTTGTTGTACTAAAATCTCTTTTATGCTCCCCACAAGCATCATTATATCAATATGTACTTTATCCAAAAGTGATTCGTTGATGCAGTACATATAATTATATATCGCATAGACCCTTAACCCTAGTTTATGCTTGAATATGATACTacagtacatattgacatgtactagGTTATTAATTGATAtaccatattaatatgtactgtaatAGATACGGATATGTACTGTGTAAAAGCATTAGTTACTGATATGTATCATGTGAAACCAGTGAACCTTATTTCTTTTGTACTGCAGAACTAGCCTTATTTCTTTTCTCCTTATCTTGACTAGTACTGTAGAAAACTTGCACTTGTATTAGGTCATATCAACATGTGCTACCTTGCaagaggaaaataacatgtaaaaCCAGCATGTTTCTGATAAGAAATATTGATGTGTAATGCTTGAAAAACGGGGTAGTTTTTGACAATGTCAATTGTCGCCAGTACATATTCGATTATACTGGTAAAAACTGCAGTACATATCTGGTTGTACTGTGATAAACTTGGTGGTTTTTGACAGTGTCAACTGCCAGTACATATTTTCTTATATCGTGAAAAACTAGGTGATTTTATTTCCCTTTCAATAAATATTTGTtgcaaaaattggttttaacatTAAGCTTTTATGGAAAAACTTATTAGTTGCAGCGATGTGCACATGTTGCGGTGTATAAATATCTAGAATTTATCAAGTCAGCAGAAGCTTGAGATTATGAATGTGTTGCATAGAAAACGGGTGCTAAAAAGACTGTAAAGTTCGGAATTGAAGGCGTTGATCGTCACTTATTGTATTACAGCAAGGCATAACTCCGCTTGTTTCAACTTCTCCTTTTGTTTCAGTGTACAAAGTTTACTTAATGCAAGTTCCCCTCCTGAGTACATTGTTTTATATACTGTGGTTTCTCCGGATACATCATTTATATACTGTAGTTTTTCCATAGCATATCATTTGTATACTGTGAGTTCAACTCATATTTCCcaataaaatctttttattttgataaacaaAGTATATACAATAATCTTCCAAAGTACAGGACTCATAAATCTACTACAAAGGCAGGGCTAGGAAAAGGTTAACAAAAAAATATTGGAAACCTTGAATACAGGCAGTACATCATCTACTAAAACCTGATGCACAAACTCAATTTTTTTTGTAATGTATAGTGGCATTGAAAAGTAAAGTGGCGTTAAAAAGTATGAAGCCTTAAATAGTGGCATTACATATCTTGTTGTAATGTAAAACCTGGGCAAAGAAAATTCTGCCAAAAAAACATAGCTCAACAACTCATCAAGTTGATGAGATATTTCCTCCAATCTCTCTCATCCTTGATGTCTACAACCTCAATGACTTGTAGCTGCATCTCCAGCGGCcataactgttgttgttgtttgttttttgaatttAAGCTTCTTCTCAAACATCACCATAGCTTGTTATATTTCATACATCCCCTTCCGCAAAACTGTCATCTGTCAAAGACGTAATAAAAACTATCAAGAGTCAATGACTTAACCATTAAGGACTAGAGAACGCTAAAAATACAGAACACCCAAAGAATCTAGCACACTCCTGCAAACAACATCAAGATTAGAATAAAAACACATTAAGAAATAGACATAAATGAATTAGTACATTTTGATATGTACTGAGTAaaaacctagtacatattgatatgtattaagtgaaaacctagtacatattgagATGTTCTAGACTGTTTGCGGCAATTGGAAGTTGCTGACTCTTAGGATTATTTTGAACTATAATACTTACAACCTTGGCAGCCTTTGCTCGGATGCCTGCACTCGAATTCTTCAGGTGTTCAAAAAGGGGGACTAAACCACCAATTGTATGCAAATCTGTGACACACATACAAACTAATtacattatataaaaaaaaaatcccaaattaaTAAGGTATCAACTTACCATTTTCCATGTCAATGAATTCAACATGCTCTTGCAATTCATCCAACATAGCTGCCAATTATTAAAACAGACACAAAAAGTAACAAATTAAAATCCAAGCCGActcaaaaaattacaaattaaaatcCAAAGTGATATACATCTCATCATGTAAACAAATGTTTGCTTATTAATCTAGCAAATAAACATCAGGATTCGAAAAAAATGCATTAAGAATTCACATAGACAGACACAAATGAATTAGTACATGTTAATATGTAATCTCCCCACAATGTTCCTGGTCCTTCACCACATTGTAAACAACTTCTGGCACAATTTCTCAGTCAAACACCGGTTCCAGGGGAACACTGCAAGGGGCATATAAATTTCCTATCCATATTTATACTATATTCCCTTAATATTACTGCATCAAAGTACATAGTTCATCTTCGTTTAGATGTTTTACATTCTCACACAGAATCCAGAATTATGTCAAATGAAAAAAAGAGCACAAAATAATTGAATGCTGAGAAGGTATCAGCAGCAACACTGTTTTTCTTTTCCCGAGTTTGCAAATTCAGGGCAACAACAATCACATATCCCTGTTACCTGCTCAGCATATGTATAATCACAACAACCATTGAATGATAAATGAAGTAAAAAGAATTGCAAACTCTAGCACAAGTTTACATGTTAGAGCtagtacatataaatatgtactgagTGAAAACCTaggacatattaatatgtaccgaGTTAGATCATTTCCCTGCATCGTCAAATGTATATGTTACCCATGGCCTCCAAATAGGAAAATTGAATCCAACCTC
This genomic stretch from Papaver somniferum cultivar HN1 chromosome 5, ASM357369v1, whole genome shotgun sequence harbors:
- the LOC113282031 gene encoding caffeoylshikimate esterase-like produces the protein MIMALSRPSLSTKTSNLLSYSSDFLHGEANFHKFPSFECKTNRSVKSTFLVNQKKNQFRSVITMAKKKTFKKMVGNVSDELNEIALQNLDSAPARRRVRYAFTEVQQQLDHILFKDSPAGIRTEEWFERNSKGLQIFCKSWLPKSDYQMKGIVYFCHGYGDTCTFFFEGIARAIAASGYGVYAVDHPGFGLSEGLHGYISSFDDLVDNVIERFNIIKERPEAKGLPRFLLGQSMGGAVAIKAHLKQPTAWDGVVLVAPMCKIKDDMKPSPACATVLTLLSNVLPKAKLVPEKDLAELMFRDPIKKKMAVYNVISYSGRMRLKTAVELLNATQDIESQVDKVSSPLLVLHGAEDKVTDPSISKFLYEKAASKDKTLKLYPEGYHCILEGEPDERISTVLKDIVSWLDSHSPLVK